The Candidatus Krumholzibacteriia bacterium genome includes the window GGGAAGACGGCTTCCCGCTTCCCGTCGCCGCGACGGCGGCGAGCGACGGCGGGCCGCCCGCCCCGGCCAAGGAGTGACGATGGCGAGACCGTTGAGCCGCGACGAGATCGCGGACTACGAGACCTACAAGGAGCGTCGCGACGCGGAGCGCCAGCGCGTGCTCGCGGTGAAGGCGCCACGCCGAGTGCACTGCGGCGAGTACCTCACCTTCCTGTTCGAGAACACCGAGACCATGCGCTACCAGGTGCAGGAGATGCTGCTGGCCGAGCGCATCGTCAAGGAAGCGGCCATCCAGCACGAGATCGACACCTACAATGGCATCCTCGGCGGCCCTGGCGAGCTGGGTTGCTCGCTCCTCATCGAGATCGACGACCCCGGATTGCGCGCCGAGAAGCTGCGGCAGTGGCTCGATCTGCCGCGACATCTCTACCTGCGTCTCGACGATGGGAGCCGCGTGGCGGCCACCTACGACCCCGGACAGGTGGGCGAGGATCGGCTGAGCGCGGTGCAATACCTCAAGTTCGACACCGGCGGCCGCACCCCCGTCGCCGTCGGCTGCGACCTCCCTGCTCTCACCTGCGAAACCCAGCTGACCTCCACGCAGCGCCAGGCGCTCAGCGAAGACCTGCGCGGCTGAAGCCCGCCCGGCCCCAGTTCCTCCTCGCTCAGCCCCTGACCGGCCTCTCGCCCCTTGGCCACCTCTCGCTCAGGGGCTGGAGGCGGAGGTGCGGCTACTTCTGCAGGTGTTCGCGCGCCGCAGCATGCGACGGTGCGAGCTGCAGCGTGCGCTCCCAGGCGGACCGGGCCTCGGCGAGGCGTCCGAGCGCCTCCAGCGCCAGCCCCATCGAGTAATACGTTTCGGCATCTTGCTGCATGCGCGCCGCCGTTTGCAGATCCACCAGCGCCTCGCCCGGACGTTCGAGTCGAAGCCGCACCTTACCGCGGGCGCTGAAACCTTCCCAGCGTTGGGGCCAGCGGGCGATGAGCTGATCGAGCTGCTTCTCCGAGGCCTCCAGGTTCCCCTCCTGGCGGTCGCAGTTGGCGACGTTGTAGCGGACGAAGTACTCGTCCATGCCGAGCTCGAGGGTGCGGCGAAAGGCGACGCACGCGGCGGCAATGTTGTTCCGCTTCAGCTCTTCCATCCCCAGGTTGTTGAAGTAGCGCGGATTCGCCGGGTTGGCCTGGGTGGCGCGCAACCAGGCGGCGCACCCGGCCTCGAGGTCGCGCCCACGGTAGTAGATGCCAAGCGTTTCGTTGGCGTAGCCGCGGGCGAATCTGTTGAACGTGCCGGGCGGCTCCTGGAGCACCTCGAGCCGCTGGGCCGAGCGCTTGGCATGCAGTCCCACCGCGAGCCAACCCACCAGCATGACCAGGGCGAGAACGAGAGCGCGGCCGACCGTCGCGGTGGGCGCAGTGGACGCCACGTGCACCGCCAGCAGGACCGCAGGGAGCAAGAGCGGCACGAAGAGATCCCAATCCCGCGCCCCGCCGATCCGGGGTTCGACGAGCAACGCCACGGCGAGCGTGCCGACGAGAAGGGCTGCGACAGAGTTCCAGAAGGCTCGGGGCATGAGCAGCGCGCCGGCGTCTGCTGTCGTCCTCACCGCCTTCCGAGGCGCGCGTTGTCGGTTCTCCCCCGCTTGTGTTCTCCCCTCGGCGGCAGCTGCCGACCTCGATGGCCCCGACAAGGCGCCGCCGAGGAGAACGAACACAGGCGCCAGTAAGAGCAGCAACTCGTTGAGCAGATCGATGCCATGGCGGCTGGAGAAAACCCAGCGGAAGGACTCCCCGCCCAACCCGGAGCCACCGAGCACGTCGCGCAGGAGACGGGTGGGGGAGCTGCCCACGGCGCCCGCGGTGGCGGCGGCGATTCCCAGCGCGAGGACAACGGCAGCGAGACCCGCCAGCAATCCCGCCGGGACTCCGGATGGCCCGACCCTCGATGCTGTTTTCGTCAGCGCTCTGGCAGGTGCGCCGCTGCGTCCCAGCGCCAGGACGACGAGCGCCGGCGCCCAGGCGATCGCCGTCAGATGCGTCGCCATCGCGAGGCCGAGCACGAGGGACGGGACGACGAGTGGAAGGCGTCGCAGCGCAGCTCGAGCAAGCGTCAGCACGAAGGCCACTTCGACGACGAGCAAGAGCGGGTAGCTCTCGGCGTAACCGAAGTAAAGCAACAGCACCGGGTGCAGGAGGAGCAAGAGCCAGGCGAGGCCACGTGACGCTGCATCCTTCCACAAGGCGCGGCAAAGAAGAGCGGTGACGAGGAGGTAGACCGGTCCCAGGGCGAGAGAGAAGGCACCCGCCGCCGTCCCGGGGTGCGCTGGCGCCCATGCCTTGGCGAGGAGACGGGTGAGCGTGGCTGCCAGCGGCTCGAAATGATGGAACGGTTTGCCTTCGTCGATGGCGTTCACCCAGACCATGCCGTCGCCGAGGAACTGGTACTCGAGCCGCGCCAGGTAGAAGACGGGAGCGCTGGCGAGCGCCACGACGGCGAGCACGGGGAGGCGCGAGAGTCGCGCACCGATCCAGCCGGCGCTTTGGCCAGCCCGCCGCGCCACGCCGGGGACAAGGAAGAGCGCGAGGACGATCGCCGCCGCGAGCCAGAGAGGGCGAGGCAGG containing:
- a CDS encoding DUF3501 family protein; this translates as MARPLSRDEIADYETYKERRDAERQRVLAVKAPRRVHCGEYLTFLFENTETMRYQVQEMLLAERIVKEAAIQHEIDTYNGILGGPGELGCSLLIEIDDPGLRAEKLRQWLDLPRHLYLRLDDGSRVAATYDPGQVGEDRLSAVQYLKFDTGGRTPVAVGCDLPALTCETQLTSTQRQALSEDLRG
- a CDS encoding tetratricopeptide repeat protein, with product MPGVGVLLYAALALAIVLAGVHADPRPWGVHSFAFLPRPLWLAAAIVLALFLVPGVARRAGQSAGWIGARLSRLPVLAVVALASAPVFYLARLEYQFLGDGMVWVNAIDEGKPFHHFEPLAATLTRLLAKAWAPAHPGTAAGAFSLALGPVYLLVTALLCRALWKDAASRGLAWLLLLLHPVLLLYFGYAESYPLLLVVEVAFVLTLARAALRRLPLVVPSLVLGLAMATHLTAIAWAPALVVLALGRSGAPARALTKTASRVGPSGVPAGLLAGLAAVVLALGIAAATAGAVGSSPTRLLRDVLGGSGLGGESFRWVFSSRHGIDLLNELLLLLAPVFVLLGGALSGPSRSAAAAEGRTQAGENRQRAPRKAVRTTADAGALLMPRAFWNSVAALLVGTLAVALLVEPRIGGARDWDLFVPLLLPAVLLAVHVASTAPTATVGRALVLALVMLVGWLAVGLHAKRSAQRLEVLQEPPGTFNRFARGYANETLGIYYRGRDLEAGCAAWLRATQANPANPRYFNNLGMEELKRNNIAAACVAFRRTLELGMDEYFVRYNVANCDRQEGNLEASEKQLDQLIARWPQRWEGFSARGKVRLRLERPGEALVDLQTAARMQQDAETYYSMGLALEALGRLAEARSAWERTLQLAPSHAAAREHLQK